In one window of Lampris incognitus isolate fLamInc1 chromosome 3, fLamInc1.hap2, whole genome shotgun sequence DNA:
- the spata1 gene encoding spermatogenesis-associated protein 1, with translation MDLSCESIRHPEGNRPSSTKFVELHVLCVPDEKWDVKLNKVPAEAIESFVSAGFIRAHPDVTLQTLRRDLGVLLGSGRGNGKFSFLKCVGRSLALVKDRQERDLKVKTFAPPYASQPELYLLPAAEKNGSICFRSFTPETGSTSPEPQTHLLPKTGSLPTGTKGPLKFPLIPQCSHQSPSTPGPEEEEEEEDEEEEEEDSCSSTGRDGENEEERLSALKQEWAVKESCPRRSKNQRIIQCGSQVKGEDLIEEIKLVREERKQLELTRQELLRKGKDLLAQNRHRRNQARDSWKKKYFETKKATAPLEDMLRNLRQELEMFYDKLLHQLQARDKPRHQGRSSTKVRLKNELIIQIMTESHEIDNLRRKVEDAKMKLVTEIKLRKQAAMELRALKAELAQKKSQSSLCGLLVSPGFEAKTQDRPNAPSTSS, from the exons ATGGACTTGTCGTGTGAATCAATAAGGCACCCTGAGGGGAACAGACCATCGAGTACTAAG tttgtggAGCTCCATGTGTTGTGTGTGCCGGATGAAAAGTGGGATGTGAAGCTGAACAAAGTACCGGCTGAAGCCATAGAAAGCTTCGTGTCTGCAGGCTTTATCAG GGCTCATCCAGACGTCACTCTGCAGACTTTGAGGAGAGATCTTGGAGTTCTGCTGGGATCCGGGAGGGGCAATGGAAAATTCTCCTTCCTGAAATGTGTTGGCCGGAGTTTGGCACTG GtcaaagacagacaggagagagatttGAAGGTGAAAACCTTTGCTCCACCTTAC GCCTCCCAGCCGgagctgtacctgctgccagcagcgGAGAAAAACGGCAGCATCTGTTTCCGGTCTTTCACCCCAGAAACCGGCAGCACCTCCCCGGAGCCGCAGACACACCTCCTCCCTAAGACGGGCAGTCTGCCAACTGGGACAAAGGGGCCACTTAAGTTCCCCCTCATCCCCCAGTGTTCCCACCAGTCACCTTCCACCCCTGGacccgaggaggaggaggaggaggaggatgaagaagaggaggaggaggacagttgCAGCTCTAcaggcagagatggagagaatgaGGAGGAGCGTCTCTCAGCCCTCAAACAGGAATGGGCTGTGAAGGAGTCCTGTCCGAGGAGGTCCAAGAATCAGCGGATCATCCAGTGTGGTTCACAGGTCAAAG GAGAGGACCTCATCGAAGAAATCAAGCTTGTAAGGGAGGAGAGAAAGCAGCTTGAATTGACCCGGCAAGAACTGCTGAGAAAGGGTAAAGATCTTTTGGCCCAGAACAGACACCGTAGGAATCAAG CACGTGATAGTTGGAAAAAGAAATATTTTGAGACCAAGAAGGCCACAGCTCCTCTGGAAGACATGCTGAGGAACCTGCGTCAGGAACTGGAGATGTTTTATGACAAACTGCTTCACCAGTTACAGGCCAGAGACAAGCCGAGACACCAGGGGAGATCTTCCACAAAG gttagactgaag AATGAGCTCATCATCCAGATCATGACAGAGAGCCATGAGATTGACAACCTGCGGAGGAAGGTTGAGGACGCCAAGATGAAACTTGTCACAGAAATAAAG CTCAGGAAACAGGCTGCTATGGAGCTGAGGGCCCTGAAGGCTGAGCTGGCCCAGAAGAAGAGCCAATCGTCTCTTTGTGGACTGCTGGTCTCGCCAGGTTTTGAAGCCAAAACACAGGACAGACCAAACGCTCCAAGTACCAGCAGCTAG
- the LOC130109507 gene encoding guanine nucleotide-binding protein G(I)/G(S)/G(O) subunit gamma-5 produces MSASSNITAMKKVVQQLRFEANLNRVKVSQAAADLQQFCLQNAQQDPLLTGVSSSTNPFRPPKVCSFL; encoded by the exons ATGTCGGCTTCTTCCAACATCACAGCCATGAAGAAAGTCGTACAGCAGTTACGATTCGAAGCGAATTTAAACCGAGTCAAG GTTTCCCAGGCTGCAGCTGACCTACAACAGTTTTGCCTTCAGAATGCCCAGCAGGACCCTCTGCTGACTGGCGTGTCCTCCAGTACCAACCCCTTCAGACCACCCAAAGTCTGCTCCTTCCTATAG